Proteins from one Ranitomeya variabilis isolate aRanVar5 chromosome 1, aRanVar5.hap1, whole genome shotgun sequence genomic window:
- the CDC25B gene encoding M-phase inducer phosphatase 2 isoform X1: protein MDITKLLRELSPGRPKLPRPCTLLPCGQRVLSPDTGGVLSPVTSLAFTMNRLTGLGGQSDTPKRKVETPSLSRTASSDSTDSGLCMDYLSPLEPDLPPEVCKAPIRRQSLPVTLLHGSPVLRRLYSTSDLDVTSPREGQPAAKDNKENEVLFKRPFLCPVSRTRLRSHETFKSRPNSAPSLMFSPERIQYGLDSESPVRLRKSSLTTSLKDDDEDDDGFMEIMDDDDVKGEPNLPTGMENLLCAPLKEETRDVDLVIRSKCRRLFRSPSMPSSIIRPVLKRMDRPDDVDTPVKPKRHKNVAVVCVAKEEPEPVEPKMKLGRSKSLCVETVENILDNDQGDLIGDSSKTYLLKTVDGQHQDLKYITPEMMNDVLNGKYTRQIDRCIVVDCRYPYEYEGGHIRGAVNLPMEHDVEEFLLKTPIVPSSEDKRVIIIFHCEFSSERGPRMCRFVRKQDRSSNEYPKLHYPELYVLKGGYKEFFPGFQTLCEPQAYRSMYHKDFKEDLKLFRAKSRTWGGDRSKREIYRQQMKL, encoded by the exons ATGGACATAACAAAACTGCTGAGAGAGTTGAGCCCTGGCCGCCCCAAACTGCCTCGACCCTGCACCCTGCTACCCTGCGGCCAGAGGGTGCTGTCCCCGGACACTGGAGGGGTGCTGTCCCCCGtcaccagcctggccttcaccatgAACCGACTCACCGGCCTGGGAGG GCAAAGCGATACACCGAAGAGAAAAGTGGAGACGCCGTCCCTGAGCCGCACCGCGTCCTCCGACTCCACCGATTCTG GCCTGTGTATGGATTACCTCAGCCCCCTGGAGCCGGATTTGCCCCCAGAAGT TTGTAAAGCACCGATCAGAAGACAGTCCTTACCG GTGACGCTCCTCCATGGAAGCCCAGTCCTAAGGAGACTCTACAGCACATCAGACCTGGACGTCACCAGTCCTAGGGAAGGACAGCCTGCAGCCAAAGACAACAAGGAGAAT GAAGTCTTATTCAAGAGGCCGTTCTTGTGTCCGGTGTCAAGGACTCGTTTACGTAGCCATGAGACCTTCAAGTCAAGACCTAACTCTGCCCCCTCTCTCATG TTCTCCCCGGAGAGAATCCAGTATGGCTTGGATTCTGAGAGCCCGGTCCGGTTACGCAAATCCTCCCTGACCACCTCTCTgaaagatgatgatgaagatgatgatggcTTCATGGAGATCATGGATGACGATGACGTGAAG GGGGAACCAAATCTTCCCACCGGTATGGAGAACCTTCTGTGCGCACCCTTGAAGGAGGAGACGCGTGATGTG GATTTGGTTATAAGAAGCAAATGTCGCCGCCTCTTCCGCTCACCGTCCATGCCGAGCAGCATCATACGACCAGTCCTGAAACGCATGGACAGACCAGACGATGTCGACACTCCGGTAAAACCTAAGCGGCATAAGAACGTGGCGGTGGTCTGTGTGGCCAAGGAGGAGCCTGAACCGGTGGAGCCC AAAATGAAGCTCGGACGATCCAAGTCACTTTGTGTGGAAACGGTTGAGAACATTTTAGATAACGATCAAGGAGATTTAATTGGTGACTCCTCGAAG ACATATTTATTGAAGACAGTGGACGGTCAGCACCAGGACCTCAAGTACATCACCCCAGAAATG ATGAATGACGTGCTGAATGGAAAATACACGCGTCAGATCGATCGCTGCATCGTTGTGGACTGCCGCTATCCGTACGAGTATGAAGGCGGACACATCAGG GGAGCAGTGAATCTCCCAATGGAGCACGATGTGGAAGAATTCCTCCTGAAGACACCGATCGTGCCGAGCAGTGAGGATAAGAGAGTCATCATCATCTTCCACTGTGAATTTTCCTCAGAGAGAGGACCCCGCAT GTGTCGCTTTGTCAGGAAGCAGGACAGGAGCAGCAATGAATACCCGAAACTACATTACCCCGAGCTATACGTGCTGAAGGGAGGCTACAAAGAGTTCTTCCCCGGCTTCCAG